The genomic region GATATGAAAAAGCTTTGCTCTATGGACATTTCACAATAACTATGCAGAAGAGGGAAAGGGACTTTTCAACTGAACATCATCTGAAAATTGTCTCACTGCACAGACTGAATTGCTGCCGAGTGTTCCAGAGGGTGCCTGCCACCAATGTGCTGGGAGGCAGGACggtttagtgaaaatgaaaacaggagcACACATGAGGGATGGGAagcaactcccagacaggactgCCAGTCTCTACTCCTTGATGGCTAACCAAGAAGTGAGCTACAAATAAACACCAGAATAGAAGCAAACCTCAAATACTACGCTTTTCAGAATccatgaaaatataacaaaaaccATAAGTTTTGTAACCGTTATTGATAGTTTCTGGAAATTATATAAtttggtatattttaaaaattctgctttgAAAAGGTGCTCGGTGCTGTTCTTCATGGTGCAGTGTTCCATTTACAGTTCAAATCATTTAAATGCAGGCGTTACATAGTTGTtgagtgttttaaaataaatgattatttcTTAACTGTCTCGCAAATTAGGGATTGTAATTACATGAGTCTCAAAGGCTggctcttttattatttttgttggtcTCCATCACAGATGGAATTTTTCACTGGTAATTCCTCAGAACTAAATCCATTCATAGGGAATTTAGAGCAGTGAAAATAAATTTCGCGCCATAGACAGGAAATGACAACAATAAAAAGGAGCAGAGGGACCCGGACCCAGAGACAGGACCAGTTCAGTTCTCAACTGGTGTTGGGTTCTGCAGAGGCTGGCTCACTATAACCTGTACCACATAGTCCTTTGGTATCTTCAGCTCCTCCAGCTTCATCTTGTCAGTGAGGGGTCTTCCAGAAAAGAACCAGCGCTGACTGCCTGGCTCCACGCCTTCTGCCGCGTGCAGCCGTCTCTTCATGTGGAATACCGTGTCTGTGCTGCGCACCACGAGCTTGAGGTCTTTGCCCGTGGAAAGGCGCAAACGCAGCTGAGATTCGTACCCCGAGTTGGGTGGTGGCTCAGGATTGTCCAGAGTCTCTATGTCACTCTTCTCCTCTATCATGTTGATTGGTGGGACCAAGCAATAGACTGGCAGCTGGTACCTGTTCCCCAGCTCATCGTAGCACTCTGTAAGCGCACCTttagagagaagaggaggaagagttCAAACGAGTACTTCCGCTTACAGTGCGCAAAACACTCAAGTGTCTCTCCATAGCATGTCACAACAAAGACAAAATACAGAATTCAGGCACTGCAGGTGACCATCAGCAATGATGGTCAAATCCCATGCCCAATTTGAGTGTTCACCTAAGTTTACATTAGCAAGATCCACACGCCTCTTACCCACTCTTCTACACCATCTGATGCCCAGTACATAATCTCAGTAAGACACATGGGAATGAAAGCGCTCAAATTTCAATCTGAAAGGGGGAATTTAAATTACCTTGGGATATCTTTTTATCACATATTCAgccaccttaaacaaacaaaaaaagagagacggATCCGAAGCCCAACTCAACACAGTAGTTTCCCTACTGCCCAGACTCCTCAATTGAGAACTACAGTTGACCACAAGACCTTGGTCCAGAGAGATGGCTAACAAGAGAGGGAGGCCATACCAGGTGCTGCCCACCTATTACATTAGCACAACTACACAGAAATGACTGACTGCTCTGTTCAACCTCAACTTGTCTATTGCAGCAGAACTCAAGGGTATGAAGTTGGTAATGAGCTACCTTGGGGGGAGGGAAAAAGTATGTGTGGTTTAAACAAAGTATTAATGGTGGCTCATTTCTTTATAAAGCATAATCACACTATAATTATCCAGACTTCCTTGGGGAGCTTGAAAGCATAACTTAATTAGTATTTTAGGACTACATATGACATGTCCTTTTTTCAAACTGGAATATTAATATCACTTATTGCTCTTGTTATTATATCAGAAATACTTAAATACAGGGTAGTGAATATAATAAGTGGGACTTGAGAAATGGTACTGATAAACCCATGTCTTTGATCACTGTCAGGAGGACTGAGTACAAAGCATCCAGAAAGAGACTGGAATTGGTCATGAACCAGCCATGGGTCTGATCTGGTCTAAATTACACTAAGATCAGGGGGGTGACAGTGAGAAAGCCCAACTCTTTGTTTAAGGACTTGGTTTGGACTTCGTGTTGTTCATTAACACTGCTAAGACACTGTAAGAATGGATCTACTtcaagcacagttgtgctcatgAGCAGTTCCCCCACCAGAAACACAAT from Castor canadensis chromosome 16, mCasCan1.hap1v2, whole genome shotgun sequence harbors:
- the Ubtd2 gene encoding ubiquitin domain-containing protein 2 isoform X3, whose amino-acid sequence is MTDGQLRSKRDEFWDTAPAFEGRKEIWDALKAAAHAFESNDHELAQAIIDGANITLPHGALTECYDELGNRYQLPVYCLVPPINMIEEKSDIETLDNPEPPPNSGYESQLRLRLSTGKDLKLVVRSTDTVFHMKRRLHAAEGVEPGSQRWFFSGRPLTDKMKLEELKIPKDYVVQVIVSQPLQNPTPVEN
- the Ubtd2 gene encoding ubiquitin domain-containing protein 2 isoform X2 → MGGCVGAQHDSSGSLNENSEGTGVALGRNQPLKKEKPKWKSDYPMTDGQLRSKRDEFWDTAPAFEGRKEIWDALKAAAHAFESNDHELAQAIIDGANITLPHGALTECYDELGNRYQLPVYCLVPPINMIEEKSDIETLDNPEPPPNSGYESQLRLRLSTGKDLKLVVRSTDTVFHMKRRLHAAEGVEPGSQRWFFSGRPLTDKMKLEELKIPKDYVVQVIVSQPLQNPTPVEN
- the Ubtd2 gene encoding ubiquitin domain-containing protein 2 isoform X1, which produces MLPSPFYRGGKRHGEVLQALSSVVSLHILSNDVALGRNQPLKKEKPKWKSDYPMTDGQLRSKRDEFWDTAPAFEGRKEIWDALKAAAHAFESNDHELAQAIIDGANITLPHGALTECYDELGNRYQLPVYCLVPPINMIEEKSDIETLDNPEPPPNSGYESQLRLRLSTGKDLKLVVRSTDTVFHMKRRLHAAEGVEPGSQRWFFSGRPLTDKMKLEELKIPKDYVVQVIVSQPLQNPTPVEN